A DNA window from Luteolibacter luteus contains the following coding sequences:
- a CDS encoding LamG-like jellyroll fold domain-containing protein yields MLTSPLFRAGTHLLGAALTPAALSLVLASSLHAQPGLDGPEAIGPFLNGNFPAVESNSAGEWLVQETYTAININLPMHLAPYPGTNKLLCVAKEGRIFLFEDSPAANATETFLDLRSQTFTSSDCGMTWLVFHPEFGQPGSPNRGYVYITYKWKPSGGNGSEAYWRLSRFTVPDGTQAADPGSEQILIQQYDRQQFHDSGCMMFGPDGFLYVAVGDEGGANDQYDDGQKIDERLFSGILRIDVDQNLSRSHAIRRQPTQLTMPAGWPDSFTAHYTIPNDNPFLDPAAGNLEEFYAIGFRQPYRFAYDAETQRTWIGESGQDTEEELCLLEKGANYGWPFREGKVAGPKAPPAVIHGALKEPVWSVAHAAGPDGCVVGGFVYRGAAHPTLTGKFLTVDNVSGRIRAFDYDTGTGLASDTILADMPSGSVYSGTSTVGKDHAGEPVFIKINGTETRGRFMKLAVTPPASTNPVWYRFEDQAAGNTSGYVSDNPDNETVDSIHDGLRLQVFDDEANNSSNTRYVASNGLNPAGVASNHAGVRITSPGDGDGHPGNANGELYTTQKFGRLDDFTVELSFRPEADSLGGGYQCFMGLDGMTGTAAIDLENGPALQPFRLMRWGRSTPQGNSLVSLQNGDLFLNVRTQDPATGEWISVPIEVLDRDDFTTGQWYHLAIVGEVSTGTITVYRFQNGSYTQVGQGSGYVGNLQSGVWSVGRGMHNGNPVDYVADATFDEVRIANTALTPSQFLYAAQAWQPVVVITEPPALLSETGAFSDLATLTPSQGVFPYDVNAPLWSDAAAKQRWIALPNDGTHDSASEKIGFSPDGNWSFPVGTVFIKHFELPVDEANPPIHKRLETRFIIMPTTGEPYGLTYKWREDGSDAELLPDGLHEDITITEADGGTHTQRWDYPSRTDCRVCHNGNAGHILGPKTHQLNGDLTYDRTGRTANQLETLAALGWFDSAYRPDLLKWYLKSKKITDTTASLEERVRSYIDSNCSQCHRPGGVRALFDARFTTPLAQQGLIRGSLVEPTEHERIIVPGDLANSIMRVRHASTGVIKMPPLAKNVVDAQASQVISDWILSLPSAPGVVLTVPTGAGGPFQVDVGFSEPVTGLISSDFEVSGASVTSLAGSGSAYTLTLTPDDFGRVTVSLPAGRVQGAGGEGNFASAEKSVLVTDSTLLAWLPLDEGSGTSANDQSPHETHGTLLGMEATDWIPGKYGSALSFDGSGELVSMQNVVTGDFTISFWMRTTQEFQVTNAPPSGRAIVTADAPGPSNDFMIAGTQANGINRISFQTGHAGGATPNSIIHGTSAVNTGQWVHVAVTRVQASGEMKLYVNGVLEASGIGSTSTLNANQVLAFGGNPAGAATSYQGDLDQFRIHGRALSAVEVEELSHESSGLAPYAQWLAAHLPGLGYLQGVDLDPDGDGITNFAEFAFGGDPLAADVFPVPMDRAPDGSVTLSYVARKAPAGAIYHVQVGDDLSIWNIADPDLTELSRVDLPGGEYERITVKYVPPVGATQLFFRIQASPR; encoded by the coding sequence ATGCTCACCTCGCCCCTTTTCAGGGCAGGAACCCACCTGCTCGGGGCCGCCCTCACCCCTGCGGCCCTGTCTCTCGTACTCGCGTCGTCCCTTCACGCCCAGCCCGGGCTCGATGGGCCCGAAGCGATAGGCCCCTTCCTCAACGGGAATTTCCCCGCCGTGGAGTCGAACTCCGCAGGCGAGTGGTTGGTGCAGGAAACCTACACCGCCATCAATATCAACCTCCCCATGCACCTCGCGCCCTATCCGGGTACGAACAAGCTGCTCTGCGTGGCGAAGGAGGGACGCATCTTTCTTTTCGAGGACAGCCCGGCTGCGAACGCCACCGAGACCTTCCTCGATCTCCGCTCGCAAACCTTCACCTCCAGCGATTGCGGGATGACCTGGCTGGTCTTCCACCCGGAGTTCGGTCAGCCCGGCTCTCCGAATCGCGGCTACGTCTACATCACCTACAAGTGGAAACCCTCCGGGGGAAATGGCAGCGAGGCCTATTGGCGCCTGTCGCGATTCACCGTGCCGGATGGTACTCAGGCCGCGGATCCCGGCAGCGAGCAGATCCTGATCCAGCAGTACGACCGCCAGCAGTTCCACGATAGCGGCTGCATGATGTTCGGCCCGGACGGCTTCCTCTACGTCGCCGTCGGCGATGAAGGGGGCGCGAATGACCAGTACGATGACGGCCAGAAGATCGACGAGCGCCTCTTCTCGGGCATCCTGCGCATCGACGTCGATCAGAACCTCTCGCGCAGCCATGCCATCCGCCGCCAGCCGACGCAGCTGACCATGCCCGCGGGCTGGCCGGATAGCTTCACCGCGCACTACACCATCCCGAACGACAATCCCTTCCTGGATCCCGCAGCAGGGAATCTGGAGGAGTTCTATGCCATCGGCTTCCGCCAGCCGTATCGCTTCGCCTATGATGCGGAAACGCAGCGCACCTGGATTGGCGAGAGCGGCCAGGACACCGAAGAGGAACTCTGCCTCCTTGAGAAGGGAGCGAACTATGGCTGGCCTTTCCGCGAAGGAAAGGTAGCCGGGCCGAAGGCGCCACCAGCGGTGATCCACGGCGCCTTGAAGGAGCCGGTCTGGAGCGTGGCACACGCCGCCGGTCCGGATGGATGCGTCGTCGGAGGCTTCGTCTATCGCGGTGCCGCACATCCCACGCTCACGGGGAAGTTCCTCACCGTGGATAATGTCAGCGGCCGCATCCGTGCCTTCGATTACGACACTGGCACGGGCCTGGCCTCGGACACGATCCTCGCGGACATGCCCAGTGGCAGCGTTTATAGCGGCACCTCCACCGTCGGAAAGGACCACGCGGGCGAGCCGGTCTTCATCAAGATCAATGGCACCGAGACCCGCGGCCGCTTCATGAAGCTCGCGGTCACGCCACCCGCTTCGACGAATCCCGTCTGGTACCGCTTCGAGGACCAGGCCGCTGGCAATACGTCCGGCTATGTCTCTGATAACCCGGACAACGAAACCGTCGATAGCATCCATGATGGCTTGCGGCTCCAGGTCTTCGACGACGAAGCGAATAACAGCTCGAACACCCGCTACGTCGCCTCGAATGGGTTAAACCCCGCCGGGGTTGCGTCGAACCACGCCGGCGTGCGGATCACGTCACCCGGCGATGGTGACGGTCATCCCGGCAATGCGAATGGCGAGCTCTATACCACGCAGAAATTTGGAAGGCTCGACGACTTCACTGTCGAACTGAGCTTCAGGCCCGAGGCCGATTCCTTGGGCGGCGGCTACCAGTGCTTCATGGGCCTGGATGGCATGACGGGTACCGCTGCGATCGATCTTGAGAACGGTCCCGCACTCCAGCCCTTCCGTCTCATGCGCTGGGGACGTTCCACCCCGCAGGGGAACTCGCTCGTCTCACTTCAGAATGGCGATCTCTTCCTGAATGTCCGCACTCAGGATCCCGCCACCGGTGAGTGGATCTCCGTGCCCATCGAAGTGCTGGACCGCGATGATTTCACGACCGGCCAGTGGTATCACCTCGCCATCGTTGGCGAGGTTTCCACCGGCACGATCACGGTCTACCGCTTCCAGAACGGCAGCTATACCCAGGTAGGGCAAGGCAGCGGCTACGTTGGCAATCTGCAGTCCGGCGTCTGGTCGGTCGGGCGCGGCATGCACAATGGCAACCCGGTCGACTACGTGGCGGATGCCACCTTCGACGAAGTGCGTATCGCGAATACGGCGCTCACGCCCTCGCAGTTCCTCTATGCGGCACAAGCTTGGCAACCGGTGGTGGTGATCACCGAGCCGCCCGCCTTGCTTTCCGAAACCGGAGCCTTCTCCGATCTCGCCACCCTCACGCCGTCACAAGGTGTCTTCCCTTATGATGTGAATGCACCGCTGTGGTCGGATGCCGCGGCGAAGCAACGCTGGATCGCGCTGCCGAATGATGGCACGCATGACTCTGCATCGGAGAAGATCGGCTTCTCACCGGATGGGAACTGGTCCTTCCCCGTCGGCACGGTCTTTATCAAGCACTTCGAGCTGCCGGTGGATGAAGCGAACCCTCCGATTCACAAGCGGCTCGAGACGCGCTTCATCATCATGCCGACAACGGGTGAGCCCTATGGCCTGACCTACAAGTGGCGTGAGGATGGCAGCGATGCCGAGTTGCTCCCGGATGGCCTGCACGAGGACATCACCATCACCGAAGCTGATGGCGGCACCCACACGCAGCGCTGGGACTATCCCAGCCGCACCGATTGCCGCGTCTGCCACAATGGCAATGCCGGCCACATTCTAGGCCCGAAGACTCACCAGTTGAATGGCGATCTCACCTACGATCGCACCGGACGCACCGCGAACCAGCTTGAGACGCTGGCAGCCCTCGGTTGGTTTGATTCCGCATATCGTCCCGATCTCCTGAAGTGGTACCTGAAGAGCAAGAAGATCACCGATACCACCGCGAGCCTTGAGGAACGGGTGCGTTCCTACATCGACTCGAATTGCTCGCAGTGTCACCGCCCCGGTGGCGTGCGCGCCTTGTTTGATGCTCGCTTTACCACTCCCTTGGCCCAGCAGGGCCTGATCCGTGGCAGCCTGGTGGAGCCCACCGAGCACGAACGGATCATCGTTCCCGGCGATCTCGCGAACTCGATCATGCGTGTCCGCCACGCTAGCACCGGAGTGATCAAGATGCCGCCCCTCGCGAAAAATGTCGTGGATGCCCAGGCCTCTCAGGTCATCAGCGATTGGATTCTCTCCCTGCCATCCGCTCCCGGAGTGGTCCTCACGGTACCCACCGGTGCAGGAGGCCCCTTTCAGGTTGATGTCGGGTTCTCGGAGCCGGTCACCGGCTTGATCAGCAGCGATTTCGAGGTCAGCGGCGCCAGTGTCACCAGCCTAGCAGGGAGCGGGTCGGCGTACACCCTCACGCTCACCCCGGATGACTTCGGTAGGGTCACGGTCAGCCTTCCTGCCGGCCGGGTCCAAGGAGCAGGCGGTGAGGGTAACTTCGCCTCCGCGGAGAAGAGCGTCCTGGTCACGGATTCCACCCTTCTCGCATGGCTTCCGCTCGATGAAGGCAGCGGCACCTCGGCAAACGACCAGTCTCCGCACGAAACGCACGGCACCTTGCTCGGGATGGAGGCGACGGACTGGATCCCCGGGAAATATGGCTCCGCCCTTTCCTTCGATGGCTCGGGTGAGCTGGTCAGCATGCAGAACGTTGTCACGGGGGATTTCACCATCTCCTTCTGGATGCGCACCACGCAGGAGTTTCAGGTCACGAACGCTCCACCTTCCGGTCGCGCCATTGTCACTGCGGATGCCCCCGGACCTTCGAATGACTTCATGATCGCCGGCACCCAGGCGAATGGCATCAACCGGATCTCCTTCCAGACCGGTCATGCCGGAGGTGCCACGCCGAATAGCATCATCCACGGCACCAGCGCGGTGAATACCGGGCAGTGGGTTCACGTCGCCGTGACTCGAGTCCAGGCGAGTGGTGAGATGAAGCTTTATGTGAACGGAGTGTTGGAGGCCTCGGGTATCGGCAGCACTTCCACTTTGAATGCAAACCAGGTGCTCGCCTTCGGCGGGAATCCCGCGGGTGCCGCCACCAGCTATCAGGGTGATCTCGATCAGTTCCGCATCCATGGCCGCGCCTTGTCGGCTGTCGAGGTGGAAGAACTCAGCCATGAGAGCAGTGGTCTCGCACCCTATGCGCAGTGGCTCGCCGCACACCTGCCCGGCTTGGGCTACCTCCAGGGCGTCGATCTCGATCCGGACGGCGATGGCATCACGAACTTCGCCGAGTTCGCCTTCGGCGGGGATCCCTTGGCCGCGGATGTTTTCCCGGTGCCGATGGACCGTGCCCCGGATGGCAGCGTCACCCTGAGCTACGTTGCCCGCAAGGCACCGGCCGGAGCGATCTATCATGTCCAGGTTGGCGACGACCTCAGCATTTGGAACATTGCCGATCCGGATCTCACCGAACTTTCCCGCGTGGACCTGCCCGGTGGCGAATACGAACGCATCACGGTGAAGTACGTCCCGCCCGTTGGAGCCACCCAGCTCTTCTTCCGCATCCAAGCCTCACCCCGATAG
- a CDS encoding PVC-type heme-binding CxxCH protein, which translates to MRLLRYLLPLLLLGVAALFAQKEPAKAPDPRRLEVLFFGDDGHHQPLERYRIFKEVSGNRGINLTYEKRMEALTPENLAKYDVLLVYANHQVISPEQLAAVKGFVDNGGGFVPVHCGSACFKKTDGYIDLVGGQIEGHGDGVFTARVVEPEHATMKGYQPFETWDETYRHHRLSKDITILQRRDEEPWTWVRQQGKGRVFYTAHGHDERCWMQEGFHDLLDRGIRWAAGENVSLVDLPALEYKVPMLPDRYETKQPVPKVQQPLSPEDSMKRAQVPAGFELSLFAAEPDIEHPIAIAWDHRGRLWVVETLDYPNGMTTGERGNDRLKICEDTNGDGRADKFTVFADKLALATSAVHANGGVIVSSGGKMLFLKDTDGDDKADERRVLFEGFKMHDTHAGVSNLRYGFDGWIYGTVGYAGFDGMVGGKQAKFDTGVFRFLPDGSQIEFLGKTTNNTWGLGFTEQFDVLGSTANRQPSWQVIGDGGNVHRADRGTRIFPTTLDIQGSDGWDPPVELLGDGRIRAKSRHYTAAAGHAVYTADRFPEDWRNKAAFVCEPTGHLVSMTRLRAENADFIASFEGENLYASSDAWSAPVAAETGPDGAVWISDWYNIIVQHNRPGAPFEQTKVERGAGAAYVTPLREKPMGRIYRVYPSGSTEAASALNPSDPESVLKGLKHPSLVVRLHAQRLLVESGKKDIASSLISAAKEEHGIHALHALKQLGALAPDQSQGTALLSELSRNPSADLRRTALSLWPAETSCDFDPLKEPDPFVIREWLLLAARMPADETLGRKLRDWHRSQQHLRRGEVLDRCFAVAAARHSTGFLLASLANAPDPSVLKERIYPAAIKAFAASRSPQVLALLEKDTSPLGNALKEAVKDHHVEKKHNPPADQLARGEAVYARTCAACHQSNGTGVDGAFPPLDGNASIAGNPDALVKIVLHGLTGPVEVPGKLAVNSLMPPVIGLNDADIADVLTFVRHAWSNDAPAVNPAVVAPLRESTKDRQAPWTAAELK; encoded by the coding sequence ATGCGTCTTCTCCGTTACCTCTTGCCTCTTCTTCTTCTGGGAGTTGCGGCACTTTTTGCCCAGAAGGAACCCGCCAAAGCACCCGATCCACGCCGCTTGGAGGTCCTGTTTTTCGGAGATGACGGCCATCATCAGCCGCTGGAGCGTTACCGCATTTTTAAGGAAGTAAGCGGAAATCGCGGCATCAACCTCACGTACGAGAAGCGCATGGAAGCGCTCACACCGGAGAATCTGGCGAAGTACGACGTGCTGCTCGTTTATGCCAATCACCAGGTCATCTCGCCGGAGCAGCTCGCGGCCGTGAAGGGCTTCGTCGACAACGGCGGTGGCTTCGTACCCGTGCATTGCGGCTCGGCCTGCTTCAAGAAAACGGATGGCTACATCGATCTCGTCGGCGGACAGATCGAGGGTCATGGCGATGGCGTCTTCACCGCTCGAGTCGTGGAGCCGGAGCATGCCACGATGAAGGGCTATCAACCCTTCGAAACTTGGGATGAGACCTATCGCCATCATCGCCTGTCGAAAGACATCACCATCCTCCAGCGCCGCGATGAGGAACCGTGGACCTGGGTGCGCCAGCAGGGTAAGGGACGCGTCTTCTACACCGCCCATGGCCACGACGAGCGCTGCTGGATGCAGGAAGGCTTCCACGATTTGTTAGATCGCGGGATCCGCTGGGCAGCTGGTGAGAACGTCTCACTCGTTGATCTTCCCGCGCTGGAATACAAGGTTCCGATGCTGCCGGATCGCTACGAGACGAAGCAGCCTGTCCCGAAGGTCCAGCAACCGCTCTCGCCGGAGGACTCGATGAAGCGCGCGCAGGTTCCCGCGGGCTTCGAGCTCTCCCTTTTTGCCGCTGAGCCGGACATCGAACATCCCATTGCGATTGCCTGGGATCACCGCGGCCGCCTCTGGGTGGTGGAAACCCTCGATTACCCGAATGGCATGACCACCGGGGAGCGCGGCAATGACCGCTTGAAGATCTGCGAGGACACCAATGGCGACGGCCGCGCGGACAAGTTCACCGTCTTCGCCGACAAACTTGCCTTGGCCACTTCCGCGGTGCATGCGAATGGCGGCGTGATCGTTTCCTCCGGCGGAAAGATGCTCTTCCTCAAGGACACCGATGGCGATGATAAGGCGGACGAACGGAGAGTCCTCTTCGAAGGCTTCAAGATGCACGACACCCACGCCGGCGTCTCAAATCTCCGCTACGGCTTCGATGGCTGGATCTACGGCACGGTCGGCTATGCGGGCTTCGATGGCATGGTCGGCGGCAAGCAGGCAAAGTTTGATACCGGCGTCTTTCGCTTTCTTCCGGATGGCTCGCAGATCGAGTTCCTCGGCAAGACCACGAACAACACCTGGGGCCTCGGCTTCACGGAGCAGTTCGACGTGCTCGGCTCCACCGCGAACCGTCAGCCGAGTTGGCAAGTGATTGGCGATGGTGGAAACGTGCATCGTGCGGATCGCGGCACGCGCATTTTCCCCACCACCTTGGACATCCAGGGCTCCGATGGCTGGGACCCGCCGGTCGAGCTGTTAGGTGATGGCCGCATTCGTGCGAAGTCCCGTCACTACACTGCCGCGGCTGGACACGCCGTCTACACCGCGGATCGCTTTCCGGAGGACTGGCGGAACAAGGCGGCTTTTGTTTGCGAGCCAACCGGACATCTCGTTTCGATGACCCGCTTGCGCGCGGAAAATGCGGATTTCATCGCCTCCTTCGAGGGCGAGAATCTCTACGCCAGCTCCGATGCGTGGTCGGCTCCCGTTGCCGCGGAAACCGGTCCTGATGGTGCCGTGTGGATCTCGGATTGGTACAATATCATCGTCCAGCATAACCGCCCCGGCGCGCCCTTCGAACAAACGAAAGTGGAACGCGGTGCCGGCGCCGCCTACGTCACCCCGCTTCGAGAGAAGCCGATGGGCCGCATCTATAGGGTCTATCCAAGTGGATCCACGGAAGCCGCCAGTGCACTGAATCCTTCAGATCCGGAAAGCGTTCTCAAGGGCCTGAAGCATCCTTCCCTGGTCGTTCGCCTGCACGCCCAGCGTTTGCTCGTCGAGAGCGGAAAGAAAGATATCGCGAGCTCCCTGATCTCTGCCGCGAAGGAAGAGCACGGCATCCATGCCCTTCATGCCTTGAAACAACTCGGCGCGTTGGCACCGGATCAAAGCCAAGGCACCGCCTTGCTTTCAGAGCTTTCGAGAAATCCCTCCGCGGACCTGCGCCGCACCGCGCTTTCACTCTGGCCTGCCGAAACCTCTTGCGACTTCGATCCCCTGAAGGAACCCGATCCCTTCGTCATCCGCGAGTGGCTCCTGCTCGCCGCGCGCATGCCTGCGGATGAAACCCTCGGGCGCAAGCTCCGTGATTGGCACCGCAGCCAGCAGCATCTCCGCCGTGGCGAAGTGCTCGACCGCTGCTTTGCCGTCGCCGCTGCCCGCCACTCCACCGGCTTCCTGCTTGCCTCCCTTGCGAACGCACCGGATCCCTCCGTGCTTAAGGAGCGCATCTATCCCGCTGCCATCAAGGCTTTCGCCGCCAGCCGCAGCCCGCAGGTGCTCGCCTTGTTAGAGAAAGACACCTCTCCTCTCGGCAATGCTCTCAAGGAGGCCGTGAAGGATCACCACGTGGAGAAGAAGCATAATCCGCCCGCGGATCAACTCGCCCGTGGCGAGGCCGTCTATGCCCGCACCTGCGCCGCTTGCCACCAGAGCAATGGCACCGGCGTGGATGGCGCCTTCCCGCCGCTCGATGGCAATGCCAGTATCGCTGGCAATCCGGATGCCCTCGTGAAGATCGTCCTCCATGGACTCACTGGCCCCGTCGAAGTGCCCGGCAAGCTCGCCGTGAATTCCCTCATGCCTCCCGTCATCGGCCTGAACGATGCCGACATCGCCGATGTCCTCACCTTCGTCCGCCACGCGTGGAGTAATGATGCCCCTGCGGTGAATCCTGCCGTCGTGGCTCCCCTGCGCGAATCTACGAAAGACCGGCAAGCGCCATGGACCGCCGCAGAGCTAAAATGA
- a CDS encoding GAF domain-containing DNA-binding protein, which translates to MPGSARPRDANRSLWQDLALVAACHPAEAAVNQALACMGRAHDVDRVWIVRYNDELTHLWNTHEWSRDGVSSHVEDLQGASVDFIHWLHGKLLDGETVPVFDIEELPRQARGFQAELRRQKIRSSINAPLFHEGKLRGIFGYDMVRRLGKWTKPRIDFVTQAATYLAGLLYGSRGGAAASTSPVHPSPRTIHIHSGGEVVAVNRDDLILIEADGDYTHLHFTNRHPYTELRSLKSWEALLPEAEFLRISQRHMIHHSCIQRLDRSSASGWRLHLHGWPEPLAVGRTYRHRVRQHLGF; encoded by the coding sequence ATGCCCGGTTCCGCCCGACCTCGTGACGCGAACCGGAGCTTGTGGCAGGATCTCGCGCTCGTCGCTGCCTGCCATCCCGCGGAAGCCGCGGTGAATCAAGCGCTTGCGTGCATGGGCAGGGCTCACGACGTGGATCGCGTGTGGATTGTCCGCTACAATGACGAGCTGACGCATCTCTGGAACACCCATGAGTGGTCGCGTGACGGCGTCTCCTCGCACGTGGAGGATTTGCAGGGAGCTTCCGTGGATTTCATCCACTGGCTCCATGGCAAGCTGTTAGATGGGGAGACGGTGCCGGTCTTCGATATTGAGGAACTCCCGCGCCAAGCCCGCGGCTTCCAAGCAGAACTCCGCCGTCAAAAGATTCGCTCCAGTATCAATGCCCCGCTTTTTCATGAGGGAAAGCTCCGCGGCATCTTCGGCTATGACATGGTCCGCCGCCTTGGGAAATGGACCAAGCCTCGCATTGATTTCGTGACCCAGGCCGCGACCTACCTCGCCGGCCTTCTCTATGGCAGCCGCGGTGGCGCGGCTGCATCGACCTCTCCGGTGCATCCATCCCCGCGGACGATCCACATCCACAGCGGCGGCGAAGTGGTCGCTGTCAACCGGGACGACCTGATCCTGATCGAGGCGGATGGCGATTACACCCATCTTCATTTCACCAACCGCCACCCCTACACCGAACTTCGTAGCCTGAAGTCGTGGGAAGCACTCCTTCCCGAGGCCGAGTTCCTGCGGATCAGCCAGCGACACATGATCCACCACTCATGCATCCAGCGCTTGGACCGCTCCTCCGCTTCCGGCTGGAGGCTCCATCTTCACGGCTGGCCGGAGCCGCTTGCTGTCGGTCGGACCTACCGGCATCGGGTGCGCCAGCACTTGGGATTCTAG